The proteins below are encoded in one region of Oncorhynchus masou masou isolate Uvic2021 chromosome 15, UVic_Omas_1.1, whole genome shotgun sequence:
- the LOC135555897 gene encoding coiled-coil-helix-coiled-coil-helix domain-containing protein 5-like, producing MDITAKCCHKEMESYGQCVASHPSTWQQHCQDLKMKVAQCTSSHPVIQKFRTDCSKEFTEFEHCLRENQNSPTSCSVHVARFLGCAETVDLAGMPVNPVPRPS from the exons ATGGATATTACCGCCAAGTGTTGCCATAAGGAGATGGAAAGCTATGGGCAGTGTGTGGCCTCCCACCCATCAACATGGCAACAGCACTGTCAAGACCTGAAGATGAAGGTGGCACAGTGTACCTCTTCACA CCCTGTGATCCAGAAGTTCCGGACAGACTGTTCAAAAGAGTTCACAGAGTTTGAGCACTGCTTACGAGAGAACCAGAACTCACCTACCTCCTGTTCGGTACACGTAGCGCGCTTCCTCGGCTGTGCAGAGACAGTGGACCTTGCCGGAATGC CAGTGAACCCGGTTCCTCGGCCCTCTTAG